From a region of the Marispirochaeta aestuarii genome:
- a CDS encoding DMSO/selenate family reductase complex A subunit — protein sequence MEKAERIVSTTGNHNCGGRCLLEVHVRGNRALRITGSKRRFGPEGRQLLPCVRCGSYLKRLYHPDRLKYPLKRIGKRGEGRFERISWDEALDHIAGELKRITGIYGPQSRYIHYATGIMGKLAEKEFFRRLLGIYGGGYLNYYNSYSTACTDYATPYTYGTARTGSSRETLKDSKLIILWGHNPAETIFSTGTLSYLKEAKVRGARVIVVDPRRSDTVKALADQWIPLRPTTDNALMDAMLWVMITEKLYDEDFLRRYCLGFDEGQMPPGIPPGNSLVSYVLGSSDGIPKTPEWAEGICGVPADRIRSFAREFAGAKPGALIQGYGPQRHALGEQPVRGATVLAAVTGNVGISGGWASGAGTFKRFSLASVPVYNPVTASIPVFLWTEAVTRGTSLRSEDGLSGTEKLDSNIKFIASLAGNCLVNQHSDIRRTEAILKDESLCEFILVSEEFLTSSAMYADVLLPSTNFLERIDIAASDTLGEYAIFQNQAVEPQFERRTGYDWIAALAERLGVGEEFSRGRGYEDWARFIVDETRRAVPDFPSYERFRKEGIYYPVYEKPHIAFEEQIRDPENNPFPTPSGKIEIFSERLYRMNRPDDIPAVPKYIPSWEGPEDELTEKYPLQLIGWHSRRSTHSTFANLDRAHKTEALAVWINPRDAEERGIRDGGLVRVWNDRGTVEIPARVTEDIMQGVAAMPQGGWYLPDQNGVDRGSSINTLTGFKPTPLAKGNSQHTILVEISPSKTPG from the coding sequence ATGGAGAAAGCCGAACGTATCGTAAGCACAACCGGGAACCACAACTGCGGAGGACGCTGTCTTCTGGAGGTCCATGTACGGGGAAACAGGGCCCTTCGTATCACCGGTTCAAAACGCCGCTTCGGACCCGAAGGCAGGCAGCTTTTACCCTGCGTACGCTGCGGGAGTTACCTGAAGCGGCTCTACCACCCGGACCGGCTGAAATACCCCCTGAAGCGGATCGGAAAAAGGGGAGAGGGCCGTTTTGAACGGATCTCCTGGGACGAAGCCCTGGACCATATTGCAGGGGAACTGAAGCGGATTACCGGAATTTACGGTCCCCAGTCGCGGTATATTCATTATGCCACGGGAATCATGGGCAAACTCGCGGAGAAGGAGTTCTTCCGGCGCCTCCTGGGCATCTATGGCGGAGGCTACCTGAACTACTACAACTCCTACAGCACCGCCTGTACCGATTATGCCACTCCCTATACCTACGGTACCGCCAGGACCGGGAGCTCCCGGGAGACCCTGAAGGATTCCAAGCTGATTATCCTCTGGGGACACAACCCTGCGGAGACGATCTTCAGTACCGGGACCCTCTCGTACCTGAAAGAGGCAAAGGTCCGAGGTGCCCGGGTAATTGTTGTGGACCCCCGCAGGTCAGATACCGTCAAGGCCCTGGCTGACCAGTGGATACCCCTCCGGCCCACCACGGACAATGCCCTGATGGACGCCATGCTGTGGGTCATGATTACCGAAAAACTCTACGATGAAGATTTCCTTCGCCGCTATTGCCTGGGTTTCGACGAAGGCCAGATGCCTCCGGGTATTCCTCCCGGGAACTCCCTGGTGAGCTATGTTCTGGGATCGTCGGACGGTATTCCAAAAACCCCGGAGTGGGCGGAGGGAATCTGCGGCGTCCCCGCGGATCGTATACGCAGTTTTGCCCGGGAGTTTGCCGGCGCGAAACCGGGGGCCCTGATTCAGGGCTACGGACCCCAGCGACATGCCCTGGGGGAGCAGCCGGTCCGGGGGGCGACGGTTCTGGCGGCGGTGACCGGCAACGTGGGCATCTCCGGCGGCTGGGCCTCCGGGGCGGGGACCTTCAAGCGCTTCAGCCTGGCGTCGGTACCGGTGTACAACCCTGTTACAGCTTCCATTCCGGTTTTTCTGTGGACCGAAGCCGTTACCCGGGGGACATCTCTGAGGTCTGAGGACGGGCTGTCCGGTACAGAGAAGCTGGATTCAAACATCAAGTTCATCGCCAGTCTGGCGGGAAACTGTCTGGTGAATCAGCATTCGGACATCCGGCGCACCGAGGCAATATTGAAGGACGAGTCCCTGTGCGAGTTTATCCTGGTAAGCGAAGAGTTTCTCACCTCCAGCGCCATGTACGCGGATGTGCTGCTCCCCAGCACCAATTTTCTGGAGCGCATCGATATCGCCGCCTCGGACACCCTTGGGGAGTACGCTATCTTCCAGAATCAGGCGGTGGAACCGCAGTTTGAACGGCGTACAGGCTACGACTGGATTGCCGCACTCGCCGAGCGCCTCGGTGTGGGGGAGGAGTTCAGCCGGGGACGAGGCTACGAAGACTGGGCCCGTTTTATCGTGGATGAGACCCGCAGGGCTGTACCCGATTTTCCCTCCTACGAAAGGTTCAGGAAGGAGGGAATCTATTACCCGGTCTATGAGAAGCCCCATATCGCCTTCGAGGAGCAGATCCGGGACCCGGAGAATAATCCTTTTCCTACCCCCTCGGGGAAGATCGAGATATTCTCGGAACGCCTGTACCGTATGAACAGGCCCGATGATATTCCCGCAGTTCCGAAATACATTCCTTCCTGGGAAGGCCCGGAGGATGAACTGACCGAAAAGTATCCCCTGCAGCTTATCGGCTGGCACAGCAGGCGGAGTACACACTCCACCTTCGCCAATCTCGACAGGGCACATAAAACAGAGGCCCTGGCGGTCTGGATTAATCCCAGGGATGCTGAAGAACGGGGTATCAGGGACGGCGGGCTTGTCAGGGTGTGGAACGACCGGGGTACCGTCGAGATCCCCGCCCGGGTAACCGAAGACATCATGCAGGGGGTCGCCGCCATGCCTCAGGGGGGCTGGTATCTGCCGGATCAAAACGGCGTCGACAGGGGATCCAGTATTAATACCCTGACCGGATTCAAGCCGACGCCCCTGGCCAAAGGAAATTCCCAGCATACGATTCTGGTTGAGATTTCCCCTTCCAAAACGCCGGGGTAA
- the mobA gene encoding molybdenum cofactor guanylyltransferase, with the protein MVYCSVPAISATAVVLAGGSSSRMGRDKARLRIGDKTLLEHITEHMTGLFEEILVAAPAEGDHDIPGIRWVRDIYTAAGPLGGIHGGLTAAGTSRIFVSACDMPFFEAELAAFLLDGTDAYDAVVPCCQGFTEPLFAVYAKSALKKMEEYLRSGRRSVNRFLSRVNTLYVPEHEVRRRADPGRVFFNMNTPGDYLHLLSEIRQRDVQAAPLRSIPSSSPRSSAIPRKSPMAE; encoded by the coding sequence ATGGTGTACTGTTCCGTCCCTGCAATATCCGCCACAGCTGTTGTTCTTGCCGGAGGTTCCAGCAGCCGGATGGGCCGGGACAAGGCCCGGCTCAGGATAGGGGATAAAACCCTGCTGGAGCACATTACGGAACACATGACAGGCCTGTTTGAGGAAATCCTTGTCGCGGCTCCCGCGGAAGGAGATCATGACATCCCCGGTATCCGCTGGGTCAGGGATATTTACACTGCCGCCGGCCCCCTGGGGGGAATCCACGGGGGACTGACAGCTGCCGGGACTTCCAGAATATTCGTAAGCGCCTGTGACATGCCTTTCTTTGAAGCCGAGCTGGCAGCTTTTCTGCTGGACGGAACAGATGCTTACGATGCCGTGGTTCCCTGCTGTCAGGGCTTTACCGAACCCCTCTTTGCGGTCTATGCAAAATCGGCCCTGAAGAAGATGGAGGAGTATCTCCGTTCAGGGCGCAGATCTGTCAACAGATTCCTCTCCCGGGTGAATACCCTCTATGTTCCGGAACACGAAGTCAGGCGCCGGGCGGACCCCGGCAGGGTTTTCTTTAACATGAACACCCCCGGGGATTACCTGCACCTGCTTTCAGAAATCCGGCAGCGGGATGTTCAGGCCGCCCCGCTCCGTTCGATTCCCAGCTCCAGTCCCCGAAGCTCCGCCATACCCCGTAAAAGTCCTATGGCGGAATAA
- the uxuA gene encoding mannonate dehydratase: MSMEQTWRWYGPDDPVRLSDIRQAGATGIVTSLQDIPIGDVWSLEALQERKRMIEWDDSLSPPRNRGLSWSVVESIPVHEDIKLGLPGRERYIENYKQSIRNVGAIGVKTVCYNFMPVLDWTRTDLEFEFEDGSLALRFDVDAFAAFDLFMLKRPGAASEYSEERQQAAWEYYEKMTQEQKENLQHNIIAGLPGGQEGYSLAQFQERLNAYRNVDDAALRSNLAYFLQQIVPVALESDVKLAIHPDDPPYPLFGLPRIVSTEDNLRQILSVYDTVYNGFTLCTGSYGVRADNDLVHMVEKYGSKLNFAHLRSTQREPDGSFFEAAHLQGNVDMFRVMRAILKEEKLRIALGRRDPHIPMRADHGHTILDDLDKKTNPGYSAIGLLRGMAELRGLELGIERSGAA; encoded by the coding sequence ATGAGCATGGAACAGACCTGGAGATGGTACGGACCGGATGATCCGGTACGCCTGAGTGATATTCGCCAGGCCGGCGCGACGGGAATAGTGACTTCCCTGCAGGATATTCCCATCGGCGACGTGTGGTCCCTGGAGGCACTGCAGGAACGGAAGCGGATGATAGAGTGGGACGACAGCCTCAGCCCCCCGCGAAACCGGGGACTCAGCTGGTCGGTGGTGGAGAGCATTCCCGTCCACGAGGATATCAAGCTTGGACTTCCCGGACGCGAAAGATACATCGAGAATTACAAGCAGAGTATCCGCAATGTGGGGGCGATCGGGGTAAAGACGGTCTGTTACAACTTTATGCCGGTGCTGGACTGGACCAGGACCGACCTTGAGTTTGAATTCGAAGACGGTTCCCTGGCCCTTCGCTTCGACGTGGATGCCTTTGCGGCCTTCGATCTGTTTATGCTCAAAAGGCCCGGGGCGGCGAGTGAGTACAGCGAGGAACGGCAGCAGGCAGCCTGGGAATACTATGAAAAGATGACGCAGGAGCAGAAGGAGAATCTGCAGCATAATATCATTGCCGGTCTGCCCGGCGGGCAGGAGGGGTACTCCCTGGCCCAGTTCCAGGAAAGACTCAATGCCTACCGTAACGTGGACGATGCAGCCCTTCGGAGCAACCTGGCCTATTTCCTGCAGCAGATAGTGCCGGTGGCCCTGGAGTCGGATGTAAAGCTGGCGATCCATCCCGATGATCCCCCCTATCCCCTCTTCGGTCTGCCCCGCATTGTCAGCACGGAGGATAATTTACGTCAGATCCTGAGTGTGTACGACACTGTGTACAACGGTTTTACCCTCTGCACAGGATCTTACGGGGTACGTGCCGATAACGATCTGGTTCATATGGTGGAAAAGTACGGTTCAAAGCTCAATTTTGCCCACCTGCGCAGTACCCAGCGGGAGCCGGACGGGAGCTTTTTTGAGGCAGCTCATCTGCAGGGAAACGTGGATATGTTCCGGGTCATGCGGGCCATCCTGAAAGAAGAAAAACTGCGCATCGCCCTGGGACGGCGGGATCCCCATATCCCCATGCGGGCCGATCACGGGCACACCATTCTCGACGACCTGGACAAGAAGACAAACCCCGGTTATTCCGCCATAGGACTTTTACGGGGTATGGCGGAGCTTCGGGGACTGGAGCTGGGAATCGAACGGAGCGGGGCGGCCTGA
- a CDS encoding GntR family transcriptional regulator — METRDLERPKTKEEIVYEQLKELILQGGIPLNTFLSQRTLAGKVDAAVITVRAALRQLESDGLVENVPHWGVRVPEETPATVQDRYRLRRLFELEAAREIVRNREQIDSSDLLKIAAQCDGIDLDPEGDLHEFGDLHYRLHMEIVDLAGSPLMSRMYERINLKKLFFWNALRTWKNSSTRHIGDHGALVEALFSSPEDEVVTLLEQHINRGLENELKMLKSQNT, encoded by the coding sequence ATGGAAACACGGGATCTCGAACGACCGAAGACGAAGGAAGAGATCGTCTATGAACAGCTCAAGGAACTGATTCTCCAGGGCGGTATTCCCCTGAATACCTTTCTGTCCCAGCGTACCCTGGCCGGGAAGGTCGACGCGGCGGTCATTACCGTCCGGGCCGCCCTGCGGCAGCTTGAAAGCGACGGGCTGGTGGAGAATGTTCCCCACTGGGGGGTCAGGGTTCCGGAGGAGACCCCTGCAACAGTACAGGATCGTTATCGCCTGCGGCGCCTCTTCGAGCTTGAGGCCGCCCGGGAGATCGTCCGGAACCGGGAACAGATCGATTCTTCGGATCTTCTGAAGATTGCCGCCCAGTGCGACGGTATCGATCTCGATCCTGAAGGGGATCTCCATGAATTCGGAGATCTTCATTATCGTCTTCACATGGAGATAGTTGACCTTGCGGGCTCGCCCCTCATGAGCCGGATGTATGAGCGCATCAATCTGAAAAAACTCTTTTTCTGGAATGCCCTCAGAACCTGGAAGAACTCTTCCACCCGCCATATCGGAGACCATGGGGCACTGGTGGAGGCTCTCTTTTCCTCGCCGGAAGATGAGGTTGTAACACTACTGGAACAGCATATCAATCGGGGACTGGAAAACGAGCTCAAAATGCTGAAGTCCCAGAATACTTGA
- a CDS encoding adenylate/guanylate cyclase domain-containing protein translates to MSIRAKIVLVVVPLLVAALLISGTISSYSARSGMTRIAMSSLGFKAQELNKYMDSQWNLLVTNELSEEEEYVAVARDAMEAYAESVVRTPTELILAVSYEGDPDLELSTGDLSFGPQDREEFRRLIDGDASGWIEFSLNGSARVGHAFRFSPFQWLVVVSEDEAAFYREVREILVRNAYVLGGAILVSLILLFFFAGILTGPLRRVVSTMRGIISNNDLSARVAVEYRDETGDLAHTFNIMVEELQKAYNQIKGFAFKAVLAQKNEHKIRNIFQKYVPKDVIDSLFSNPESMLVGENRVLAVLFSDIRSFTTISEGYMPDELVNALNAYFEIMVDIIMDHGGIIDKYIGDAIMAFFGAPVKHKNDALNAVAVALKMQEALKEFNRSQEEKGKPKFITGIGINYGVVTVGNIGSQKKMDYTVIGDMVNLGSRLEGLTKPYKQDVIFSESVYRKVKDTYPCRLVDKVQVKGKTIGENIYTAYENRLNAKQEQLLRIHHAAMARYYRQDFSGARQYFEAVLRLEPADFLASLYIERCDRYLKDPPPANWNGVEILTSK, encoded by the coding sequence GTGAGTATTCGCGCAAAGATAGTATTAGTTGTTGTGCCCCTTCTGGTTGCCGCTCTTCTTATAAGCGGTACGATTAGTTCGTATTCCGCCCGCAGCGGTATGACCCGTATTGCCATGTCCTCCCTCGGCTTCAAAGCCCAGGAGCTGAACAAATACATGGACAGCCAGTGGAACCTCCTGGTGACAAATGAGCTCTCCGAGGAAGAGGAGTATGTGGCTGTTGCCAGGGATGCCATGGAGGCCTATGCGGAATCCGTTGTTCGGACTCCTACTGAACTGATCCTTGCAGTCTCCTATGAAGGAGACCCGGACCTGGAGCTCAGTACGGGCGACCTGAGCTTCGGCCCGCAGGACCGGGAGGAGTTCCGGCGTCTTATCGACGGGGATGCTTCGGGCTGGATCGAGTTTAGCTTGAACGGATCCGCCCGGGTAGGACACGCCTTCCGGTTTTCTCCGTTCCAGTGGCTTGTGGTCGTATCGGAGGACGAGGCCGCTTTTTATCGGGAGGTCCGGGAGATCCTCGTCCGGAACGCCTATGTCCTGGGCGGTGCAATACTCGTCTCCCTGATTCTGCTCTTCTTTTTCGCCGGGATTCTCACCGGCCCCCTCCGCCGGGTCGTCTCCACCATGCGGGGGATAATATCCAATAACGATCTTTCCGCCAGGGTGGCTGTGGAGTACAGGGACGAGACAGGAGACCTGGCTCATACCTTCAATATAATGGTTGAGGAGCTTCAGAAAGCCTACAACCAGATCAAGGGCTTTGCCTTCAAGGCCGTGCTGGCCCAGAAGAACGAACATAAAATCCGCAATATCTTTCAGAAATATGTTCCCAAGGATGTAATCGACTCCCTCTTCTCAAATCCCGAGTCCATGCTGGTGGGGGAGAACCGGGTGCTGGCGGTACTTTTCTCCGATATACGCTCCTTTACCACCATCTCCGAGGGCTATATGCCCGACGAACTGGTAAACGCCCTGAACGCCTACTTCGAGATTATGGTGGACATAATCATGGACCACGGCGGCATTATCGACAAGTATATCGGCGATGCCATCATGGCTTTTTTCGGCGCTCCGGTAAAACACAAGAACGATGCCCTGAATGCGGTGGCCGTGGCCCTTAAAATGCAGGAAGCCCTGAAGGAGTTCAATCGCTCCCAGGAGGAGAAGGGCAAGCCGAAGTTCATAACCGGTATCGGCATCAACTACGGCGTTGTCACCGTCGGCAACATCGGCAGCCAGAAGAAGATGGATTACACGGTAATCGGGGACATGGTCAACCTGGGCTCCCGGCTGGAGGGGCTGACCAAACCCTACAAGCAGGATGTTATCTTCTCCGAGAGTGTCTACCGCAAGGTCAAGGACACCTATCCCTGCCGCCTGGTGGACAAAGTGCAGGTCAAGGGCAAAACCATCGGGGAGAATATTTATACCGCCTACGAAAACCGGCTTAATGCGAAGCAGGAGCAGCTTCTGCGCATCCACCACGCCGCCATGGCCCGCTACTACCGGCAGGATTTTTCCGGTGCCCGGCAGTATTTTGAAGCGGTGCTGCGGCTTGAGCCGGCGGATTTTCTGGCATCCCTCTATATCGAGCGCTGCGACCGCTATCTGAAGGATCCGCCCCCGGCAAACTGGAATGGTGTGGAAATCCTGACCTCCAAGTAG
- a CDS encoding coiled-coil domain-containing protein: MASPDPTVSEPEVYDDVLTEETSISDEDRREILADIEDVVRKNRITVSEDLFRIRPQKSGVLLPTLINILAIAAVGAVFYYSARFFEARQETMSLQVSTVTGAEGRLLEELKRESAEQIARKEEEISRIQDELARIESQARTLQTDFESALQQREEELRAELELELEAERVRLQALDITPAEMDSRLREFEIQKQQELQQRIEEFRIQMQAEMAEREEELQQARAAANQILDEANAEREAILQEAVERETRLAERYEAERQALVEASSAAQLRLEEIARRQETENLLTDQILASYSSIMESMRNREFQKALDQIGTLQNLLEDPRIDDLPRIARRREVERFVLSTLQEDIRSEMNAETADTGGLVNAAQRLFNARELISRGEAALEAGREEEARNHFQEAVAALPSVRSAVSRIADLDARERRTQALQLLEQGNRLISGGDTAGAIQAYRDAASAIAEENDDTLLETLDRLQEAVTQGTGAALAADNEARVEELRREYEDRIVELTEISLASEEETSGRLAQALNRVEELEGLLEQGNRRIRDLETSLQQERDLIEEGREILEKERREAAEFQATIASLEQEIRELENTPRGVDPEAAASLQAGYQAELQQRETRISELTDRLNSTQASLARTEERLTRSQEQRQQLEEDLNAAVIELVDVVTQRQGDERYTALARNYVNYQSRLESLISGGSPSDFRKAEELLNSFYREQAIRQVFPNLEEYSSRIMEGRIEAAEEQAKEEVFSAARKYAGEDELVLRAIEKIRDLAQKE; the protein is encoded by the coding sequence ATGGCAAGTCCCGACCCGACGGTCTCAGAACCGGAAGTATACGACGACGTACTCACAGAGGAGACATCCATTTCCGACGAGGACCGCCGGGAGATCCTCGCGGACATAGAGGATGTGGTTCGAAAGAACCGTATTACCGTCAGCGAGGACCTTTTCCGCATTCGGCCCCAGAAAAGCGGGGTGCTTCTCCCAACATTGATAAATATTCTGGCCATTGCGGCAGTGGGCGCAGTCTTTTACTATTCCGCCCGCTTTTTCGAAGCCCGGCAGGAGACCATGTCCCTCCAGGTAAGCACGGTAACGGGCGCAGAGGGCCGGCTCCTGGAGGAGCTGAAACGGGAATCCGCAGAACAGATCGCCAGAAAAGAGGAAGAGATAAGCCGTATTCAGGACGAGCTGGCCCGCATCGAGTCCCAGGCCAGGACCCTGCAGACGGATTTCGAGAGCGCCCTGCAGCAACGCGAAGAAGAGCTGCGGGCCGAGCTGGAACTGGAACTGGAGGCGGAACGAGTCAGGCTGCAGGCCCTGGATATTACCCCTGCGGAAATGGATTCGCGGCTGCGGGAGTTTGAAATTCAGAAACAGCAGGAACTCCAGCAGAGGATCGAGGAGTTCCGTATCCAGATGCAGGCGGAGATGGCGGAACGGGAGGAGGAGCTCCAGCAGGCCCGGGCCGCGGCAAACCAGATTCTCGACGAAGCCAACGCAGAGAGGGAGGCAATCCTTCAGGAAGCCGTTGAGCGTGAGACCCGGCTTGCCGAACGATACGAGGCGGAGCGTCAGGCCCTGGTGGAGGCCTCATCTGCGGCGCAGCTGCGCCTCGAGGAGATTGCCCGGCGTCAGGAGACGGAGAACCTGCTGACCGACCAGATCCTCGCCTCCTACAGCTCCATAATGGAAAGCATGCGAAACAGGGAGTTTCAGAAAGCCCTGGATCAGATCGGTACCCTGCAGAATCTTCTGGAGGATCCCCGGATCGACGACCTTCCCCGGATCGCACGGCGGAGGGAGGTGGAGCGCTTTGTTCTTTCCACGCTCCAGGAAGATATCAGAAGCGAAATGAACGCTGAGACCGCCGACACCGGTGGTCTTGTAAATGCGGCCCAGCGGCTTTTCAATGCCCGGGAACTCATAAGCCGGGGAGAAGCCGCCCTTGAAGCCGGCCGTGAAGAAGAGGCCCGGAACCATTTTCAGGAAGCCGTTGCAGCCCTTCCGTCGGTCCGATCTGCTGTTTCCAGAATAGCGGATCTTGATGCCCGCGAACGCCGTACCCAGGCCCTGCAACTCCTGGAACAGGGAAACCGGCTGATCAGCGGCGGGGACACCGCCGGGGCGATTCAGGCCTATCGGGATGCGGCTTCGGCAATTGCAGAAGAAAACGACGATACCCTGCTGGAGACCCTGGACCGTCTGCAGGAAGCTGTGACACAGGGAACCGGCGCCGCCCTGGCGGCGGACAACGAAGCACGGGTGGAAGAGCTGCGCAGGGAATACGAGGATCGTATCGTTGAACTTACGGAGATTTCCCTGGCCTCGGAAGAAGAAACCAGCGGCCGTCTTGCCCAGGCCCTGAACAGGGTGGAAGAGCTGGAAGGACTCCTCGAACAGGGGAACCGGCGAATCCGGGATCTTGAAACCTCTCTGCAGCAGGAACGCGACCTCATCGAGGAGGGAAGGGAGATCCTGGAGAAGGAACGCAGGGAAGCTGCGGAGTTCCAGGCCACCATTGCGTCCCTGGAACAGGAGATCCGGGAACTGGAGAATACTCCCCGTGGGGTCGACCCGGAGGCCGCCGCCTCACTGCAGGCCGGATATCAGGCTGAACTGCAGCAGCGGGAAACCCGCATCAGCGAACTTACCGATCGCCTCAACAGCACCCAGGCAAGTCTTGCCCGCACGGAGGAACGCCTGACCCGCTCCCAGGAGCAGCGCCAGCAGCTGGAGGAGGACCTGAATGCCGCGGTAATCGAGCTGGTGGATGTGGTTACCCAGCGGCAGGGAGACGAACGCTACACAGCCCTTGCCAGGAATTACGTGAATTACCAGTCCAGGCTGGAATCTCTTATTTCCGGCGGCTCTCCTTCGGATTTCCGAAAGGCCGAGGAACTTCTGAACAGTTTCTACCGCGAACAGGCGATACGGCAGGTATTTCCGAACCTGGAGGAGTACAGCTCCCGGATCATGGAAGGCAGAATCGAGGCTGCGGAAGAACAAGCAAAGGAAGAGGTTTTTTCCGCGGCCAGGAAATACGCCGGAGAGGATGAACTTGTTCTGCGGGCCATAGAAAAAATCAGGGATCTTGCACAGAAGGAGTAA
- a CDS encoding DMT family transporter, whose amino-acid sequence MKTGVMKNDALLLMTAMIWGFAFVAQRVGMRFIGPFTYNAVRFALGAASLLPLLYWRRARGRQIRSSVRLRIRVGLAAGAFLFFAASLQQIGIVYTSAGKAGFITTLYVVLVPLFGIVVRRGTGIAGWVGALLAVSGLYLLSVREGFTVSPGDLLVLASAVFWALHVLIIDLYGRYVDSIELSIIQFALCSVLCGVTALGFEDPGFQGILTAAVPILYGGLFSVGIAYTLQVVAQKNAPPSHAAILLSLEGAFAALGGWLLIGEVLDPRSLAGCVLMFAGMLASQWQVITGSRKSLTPSVQDP is encoded by the coding sequence ATGAAAACCGGGGTAATGAAAAACGATGCGCTGCTTTTAATGACTGCCATGATCTGGGGATTCGCCTTTGTAGCCCAACGGGTGGGTATGAGGTTCATTGGACCTTTTACCTATAATGCCGTACGCTTTGCCCTGGGAGCGGCGAGTCTGCTGCCCCTTCTGTACTGGCGCAGGGCCAGGGGAAGACAGATCCGTTCCTCTGTCCGTCTTCGCATACGGGTCGGTCTTGCCGCCGGCGCGTTTCTCTTTTTCGCCGCCTCCCTTCAGCAGATCGGTATTGTCTATACAAGCGCCGGCAAGGCGGGTTTTATAACTACCCTGTATGTGGTTTTGGTTCCTCTTTTCGGAATTGTCGTACGCCGGGGTACGGGGATCGCCGGCTGGGTGGGGGCCCTTCTGGCGGTGAGCGGACTCTATCTCCTGAGTGTCCGGGAGGGCTTTACCGTCTCTCCCGGGGATTTGCTGGTCCTGGCCAGCGCTGTATTCTGGGCCCTGCATGTGCTGATAATTGACCTGTACGGACGTTACGTGGATTCCATCGAGCTTTCCATAATCCAGTTCGCCCTCTGTTCGGTGTTGTGCGGTGTGACGGCCCTGGGATTTGAGGATCCCGGTTTTCAGGGAATTCTGACCGCTGCCGTACCCATTCTCTACGGCGGACTTTTTTCCGTGGGGATCGCCTATACCCTGCAGGTTGTGGCCCAGAAGAATGCTCCGCCCTCCCATGCGGCGATTCTGCTGAGCCTGGAAGGGGCCTTCGCCGCCCTCGGGGGATGGCTGCTTATCGGAGAGGTCCTGGATCCCAGGTCTCTGGCCGGCTGTGTTCTGATGTTTGCGGGGATGCTGGCATCCCAGTGGCAGGTGATTACCGGGTCCCGGAAGAGCCTTACTCCTTCTGTGCAAGATCCCTGA
- a CDS encoding DUF5680 domain-containing protein: protein METVIPFLIKAKRNCYAAGMIPVSSTRKNSKDLHYSEGDLRYLDSYFGAERFLGQEVVWKKNREVWGMNYYGCLLEDAIPEDFPEFLRQALSRLDEQNPYRGKDGYREGDFSYHCSWTGSFEQFRGEEYVTFGGSRIYEMYFHGGIL, encoded by the coding sequence ATGGAGACTGTCATACCCTTTCTGATAAAGGCCAAAAGGAACTGTTACGCCGCGGGCATGATCCCCGTTTCGTCCACCAGAAAAAATTCCAAGGACCTTCACTATTCGGAAGGCGATCTACGATATCTGGACTCCTATTTTGGAGCTGAGCGTTTCCTGGGCCAGGAAGTTGTATGGAAGAAAAACCGCGAGGTCTGGGGAATGAACTACTACGGCTGCCTGCTCGAAGACGCCATCCCCGAGGACTTTCCGGAGTTTCTGAGGCAGGCCCTCTCACGGCTGGATGAGCAGAATCCCTACAGGGGCAAAGACGGCTACCGGGAAGGAGACTTCTCGTACCACTGCAGCTGGACCGGTTCCTTCGAGCAGTTCCGGGGAGAGGAGTACGTCACCTTCGGCGGTTCCAGAATCTACGAGATGTATTTCCACGGGGGAATACTCTAA